In Rhizobium sp. BT04, the following proteins share a genomic window:
- a CDS encoding HAD family phosphatase: MQRLPRAPKAVLFDMDGLMFDTEALYRDATITAPRNAGFELPLSAYLETIGLPASSVRELLLARFGKDAPLEDLWRQASELFAQMVQTDLRVKAGLPEILSFLEAARIPSAIVTSSDRTAVEAHLSATGLQGRFQTIVAYGDHTAGKPHPAPYLLAAERLNLPISECVALEDSRNGVLSASSAGAMTIMVPDLVQPAPDVVGRCTCVLADLHAVRDLIAISIVGAAVEP, from the coding sequence ATGCAGCGCCTGCCCCGTGCTCCCAAAGCCGTCCTGTTCGACATGGACGGTTTGATGTTCGATACCGAAGCTCTGTACCGGGATGCGACGATCACGGCTCCACGGAATGCGGGTTTCGAATTGCCCCTGTCGGCCTATCTTGAAACCATTGGCTTGCCGGCTTCCAGTGTCCGCGAACTCCTGTTGGCCCGGTTCGGCAAGGATGCCCCTCTGGAAGATCTCTGGAGGCAGGCTTCGGAACTCTTCGCGCAGATGGTGCAAACGGATTTGCGAGTGAAAGCAGGCTTGCCGGAAATTCTATCCTTTCTCGAAGCGGCGCGGATCCCTTCGGCCATCGTCACCTCATCGGATCGGACAGCCGTCGAGGCGCATCTTTCCGCAACCGGGCTGCAAGGCCGGTTCCAAACCATTGTTGCCTATGGCGATCACACGGCGGGAAAGCCGCATCCCGCGCCATACCTGCTGGCCGCCGAGCGGCTCAACCTGCCCATATCGGAATGCGTTGCCCTGGAAGACTCCCGAAATGGGGTTCTCTCCGCATCAAGCGCGGGCGCGATGACCATCATGGTGCCGGATCTGGTTCAGCCGGCTCCGGATGTTGTTGGCCGCTGCACTTGCGTCTTGGCGGACCTTCACGCCGTTCGGGACTTGATCGCAATCTCGATCGTGGGAGCCGCCGTGGAGCCGTGA
- a CDS encoding GNAT family N-acetyltransferase, producing MTLTVRPAKPSDAATILRFVRELADYEKAIHEVEATEESTRAAIFGDGSVTHALISEREGQAIGMAVYFFSYSTWQAKNGLYLEDLYVTPEARGSGAGKALLRRLAQIALEKGCGRFEWSVLDWNEPSIRVYEAIGAEPQKEWIRYRMAGETLAAFARG from the coding sequence ATGACCCTTACAGTACGCCCCGCGAAGCCTTCAGACGCGGCAACGATCCTGCGATTTGTCCGCGAATTGGCCGACTATGAAAAGGCGATCCACGAGGTCGAGGCGACCGAGGAGAGCACGCGTGCGGCGATCTTCGGCGACGGTTCGGTCACGCATGCGCTGATCAGCGAACGCGAAGGCCAAGCGATCGGCATGGCGGTCTATTTCTTCAGCTATTCGACCTGGCAGGCGAAGAACGGCCTTTATCTGGAAGATCTCTACGTAACACCGGAGGCGCGCGGCTCGGGGGCCGGCAAGGCGCTGCTGCGGCGCCTGGCACAGATCGCGCTGGAGAAGGGCTGCGGCCGCTTTGAATGGAGTGTGCTCGACTGGAACGAACCTTCGATCCGCGTCTATGAGGCAATCGGCGCGGAGCCGCAGAAGGAATGGATCCGCTATCGGATGGCCGGAGAGACGCTGGCGGCGTTTGCCCGCGGCTAG
- a CDS encoding SIR2 family protein, which yields MPDFFGLAEAVITELGVPSQSPVHRILAEARDIEKRTGVAGLISADKLFGLLEQDFNRKDIEAAVAKSLKPGNGADMSAHRMLVDLATAPNGNVQLVTTNFDRLFNDCSAAVGSTLFPNLPDPARQGAINGIVYLHGRATLDYRGAENDGFVLSSASFGKAYLSDGWAANFFKEILKRFVVVFVGYTADDPPVQYLLEALNSDGGYLEGVYAFQSGTEDAAIRRWRHKGVRAIPYDPTDSHKALWDTLEAWAARANDIDGWYDAILRKARKGPDKLAPHERGQVAHVVGTAEGIRRFGAVQSLPAEWLCSFDPCIRYGKPGSIGDGFKRSDLYVDPFDLYGLDSDDVPKKIEQGNYHAKRDVPKTAWSAFEPSAEDRLTLGGGTSSSFRGPLSTLPIRLPPRLDILAVWFGKISHAPAAIWWAAKQLGLHPFLVEEIRWRLKDQEDPVNDDVRTAWSFLFEAWQHDPHRSRRAAYELQEAKKARGWDRAAIRQLSAYARPYFTAQPSYSSSPIPPVGKRLHLRDLVHVDVEYPDIAAFNDVPMELKSHVLRECRRNLEIAVDLESEIGGFGLSHVSPIIPDDNPEIDRYARSRGLSRLLLSYVSMLSGLIEAYPNSCRHEIDAWPTDDKTVFARLRIWALGNKILVPDQDFLPHFKKISREAFWFPDHQRDLLLSLASRWNDLGIDQRKEVERRLVQGPKRWKREQAQQYEERKNAAIATRVRWIATNTNGLTFDADSYVAKIRLKAPRWEPDWANSATDSREGQSGTVRTDTDIEVLKDVPASELLKEAKNASGRSSFLIEKDPFAGLTKSRPLKSLAALKDAAKKGDFPVWAWSRFLESSARKNDNPALICLIANRLISYPIAPLSELIRPISSWFETVSEKLAAADIPLFDKTFEYLISILLFAPEQASSSIVRGDEEPDWTMEAINSPVGRIAEAILDDPRKQGLEWHQGLPAIWRQHSADLINLAGDLRRHALVIFGHQTNWLFAVDPEWTRANVLSVLDGGDVSDQNALWAGFFWAARVPDTDLYVQLKPHLLRRATERRSVRRNYNEIIAGMLMAGWASFDSSGSRLVGSEELRDLLTSTDDELRSHVIWQLERWSEEATKAGPDPDQNWSKLLVPFLKEVWPKQKSVKSPLVSARLCELAFSRRDDFVEVVDTILPLVSKIEGDQLFLPILKRSDKSVIDGNPGKTLELLYAVLPDKVRAWPYGTEGVLKRIQDAEPLLTTDIRLLELLRRVELR from the coding sequence TTGCCGGATTTCTTCGGCTTGGCTGAGGCGGTTATAACCGAGTTAGGGGTGCCGTCCCAAAGCCCTGTTCATCGTATTCTGGCGGAAGCTCGTGACATCGAAAAGAGGACAGGAGTCGCCGGTCTCATATCCGCTGACAAACTGTTCGGCTTGCTGGAGCAAGATTTCAATCGCAAGGACATCGAAGCTGCTGTTGCAAAATCACTGAAGCCAGGGAATGGCGCGGATATGAGCGCCCATCGCATGCTTGTTGATCTAGCAACGGCTCCCAACGGCAACGTCCAACTCGTCACCACAAATTTTGACCGGCTTTTCAATGATTGCAGCGCGGCCGTCGGCTCCACGCTTTTCCCGAATTTGCCCGATCCAGCACGGCAAGGGGCAATAAACGGGATAGTCTACCTGCATGGAAGAGCAACCCTTGATTATCGGGGTGCAGAGAACGATGGCTTTGTGCTTTCAAGCGCGAGTTTCGGAAAGGCTTATCTGTCTGACGGCTGGGCTGCGAATTTCTTCAAGGAGATTCTGAAAAGGTTTGTGGTCGTCTTCGTTGGATACACGGCGGACGATCCGCCGGTGCAATACCTCCTTGAGGCGCTCAACTCAGATGGAGGCTACCTAGAGGGTGTCTACGCTTTTCAATCAGGCACAGAGGACGCAGCGATTAGGAGGTGGAGGCATAAGGGCGTTCGAGCGATCCCATATGATCCAACCGACAGCCACAAGGCGCTTTGGGACACGCTAGAGGCTTGGGCGGCTCGTGCCAACGACATCGATGGATGGTATGACGCTATTCTACGAAAAGCGCGAAAAGGTCCCGATAAACTCGCGCCGCATGAGCGCGGTCAGGTTGCGCACGTCGTCGGAACGGCTGAGGGCATTCGCCGGTTTGGCGCGGTGCAATCTCTTCCAGCGGAATGGCTATGCTCCTTTGATCCGTGCATCAGGTACGGAAAGCCAGGTTCAATTGGAGACGGCTTCAAGAGAAGCGATCTTTACGTCGATCCGTTCGATTTGTATGGATTAGATTCCGATGATGTTCCGAAGAAAATCGAACAAGGAAATTATCACGCAAAGCGTGATGTGCCGAAAACCGCATGGAGCGCTTTTGAGCCGAGCGCCGAAGATCGGCTTACGCTCGGTGGTGGCACCTCATCGTCATTCAGGGGACCGCTCTCAACGCTTCCTATTCGACTTCCACCACGGCTCGATATCCTCGCTGTTTGGTTCGGAAAGATATCACATGCACCGGCGGCTATTTGGTGGGCTGCGAAACAACTCGGTCTTCACCCATTCCTAGTAGAAGAAATTCGCTGGCGCCTCAAAGATCAGGAAGATCCTGTCAATGATGATGTTCGCACGGCATGGAGCTTTCTTTTCGAAGCTTGGCAACACGATCCACATCGAAGCAGACGAGCTGCCTATGAACTCCAAGAGGCGAAAAAAGCTAGGGGATGGGATCGAGCCGCAATTCGGCAGTTGTCTGCCTATGCTCGGCCGTATTTCACGGCGCAGCCTTCATACTCAAGTTCGCCAATACCGCCCGTTGGAAAGCGTCTCCACCTGCGCGATCTTGTTCATGTCGACGTCGAATATCCCGACATCGCAGCGTTCAACGATGTACCAATGGAACTCAAGAGCCATGTTCTTCGGGAATGCAGGCGTAACTTAGAGATCGCGGTCGACCTTGAAAGCGAGATCGGCGGATTTGGACTCAGTCACGTCAGCCCAATTATTCCCGATGACAATCCGGAGATAGATCGCTATGCGCGATCCAGAGGCTTGAGCCGCCTTTTACTCTCATATGTGTCAATGCTTTCAGGCCTCATCGAAGCCTATCCAAACTCTTGTCGCCACGAAATCGATGCGTGGCCAACTGATGACAAGACGGTCTTTGCAAGACTTCGCATCTGGGCGCTGGGGAATAAAATTCTTGTGCCCGATCAAGATTTCCTTCCTCATTTTAAGAAAATCAGCCGTGAAGCTTTCTGGTTCCCCGATCATCAACGCGACCTGCTTTTGTCCCTGGCATCTCGTTGGAATGACCTCGGCATTGACCAACGGAAGGAGGTTGAGCGGAGACTGGTCCAAGGGCCAAAACGATGGAAGCGGGAACAAGCTCAACAATATGAAGAGCGGAAAAATGCGGCGATTGCGACACGCGTTCGCTGGATCGCCACAAACACGAACGGGCTTACCTTCGATGCCGACAGTTACGTGGCGAAAATCCGCCTAAAGGCCCCTCGTTGGGAGCCAGATTGGGCAAACTCAGCTACAGATTCGCGCGAGGGACAATCTGGTACGGTTCGCACCGATACTGATATCGAAGTTTTAAAGGATGTCCCTGCATCGGAACTGCTTAAAGAAGCCAAAAATGCCTCGGGAAGAAGCAGTTTTCTAATCGAAAAAGACCCGTTCGCTGGGCTAACAAAGAGCCGCCCATTAAAATCGTTGGCGGCTCTTAAGGATGCCGCGAAGAAAGGAGATTTTCCGGTATGGGCGTGGTCACGTTTTCTGGAATCTTCAGCCCGCAAGAATGATAATCCAGCCCTGATCTGCTTGATCGCAAATCGATTGATAAGCTACCCGATTGCGCCACTGTCAGAGCTAATAAGACCGATTTCCAGCTGGTTTGAGACTGTGTCGGAAAAGCTGGCGGCTGCGGACATTCCCTTATTCGATAAGACTTTCGAATACCTCATTTCAATTCTACTTTTCGCTCCAGAGCAAGCGAGTTCCTCCATTGTGCGAGGGGATGAGGAACCTGATTGGACGATGGAAGCCATAAATTCGCCTGTTGGACGGATTGCTGAAGCAATACTCGACGACCCACGGAAACAGGGGCTTGAGTGGCACCAAGGCCTCCCGGCAATTTGGCGGCAACATTCCGCAGATTTGATCAACCTCGCTGGAGACCTCCGTCGCCATGCCCTGGTGATTTTCGGCCATCAAACAAACTGGTTGTTTGCCGTCGACCCGGAATGGACTCGGGCTAATGTTCTGAGCGTGCTCGATGGAGGTGACGTCTCTGACCAAAATGCCTTGTGGGCAGGCTTCTTTTGGGCTGCGCGTGTGCCAGACACCGACTTGTACGTTCAACTTAAACCACACCTTCTCAGAAGGGCGACGGAACGCAGGAGTGTCCGGCGAAATTATAACGAGATCATCGCCGGAATGCTTATGGCCGGTTGGGCCAGTTTCGATTCTTCGGGTAGCAGGTTGGTAGGTAGCGAAGAACTTCGTGATTTACTCACATCTACTGATGACGAGCTGCGTTCTCATGTGATCTGGCAATTAGAAAGATGGTCGGAAGAAGCGACAAAAGCAGGTCCCGACCCCGACCAAAATTGGTCCAAATTGTTGGTACCCTTTCTCAAGGAAGTCTGGCCAAAACAGAAGAGCGTCAAATCACCTTTGGTCTCCGCCCGATTGTGCGAGCTTGCGTTTTCAAGGCGAGATGATTTCGTGGAGGTGGTAGATACGATCCTTCCCCTTGTATCGAAAATTGAAGGCGATCAGCTCTTCCTCCCTATTCTGAAAAGGTCGGACAAGTCGGTGATCGACGGAAACCCAGGCAAGACACTGGAATTGCTGTATGCGGTTCTTCCGGATAAGGTACGAGCATGGCCGTATGGCACTGAAGGCGTCCTCAAACGCATTCAGGATGCTGAACCTCTCCTGACAACCGATATTCGATTGCTTGAACTGCTGCGCCGCGTCGAGCTTCGTTGA